The sequence ATGGGTCTTACACTGAATAGCaatcaacagtgtgatgctgttgtgaaaaagggaaatgtcattctgaggtgtattagcttggagcactgtgtccaattctgggcaccacgctttaagaaagatgtgaacaaactggagccAGTTcggaggagagcagcaaaaatgatcagtggtttagaaaacatgacctctgaagAAAGGTTGAACGAATTGGGCATGTTTCCTCTTGAGAGGACAGAGGGGGCACCtgtagcagtcttcaaatacgttaagggctgttacacagaggatggtgaccaattgttctccatgtcccctgaaggtaggacaaaaagtaatgggcttaatctgcagcaagggagatttaggttagatattaggaaaaactctatGGGTGGCTgagcactggaacaggtgacctagggaatcatagaatctcagcatcgaaagggacctcaggaagtcatgtaGTCCAACGCCCGgttcaaaacaggaccaatccccaagtaaatcagTGGGGGAAAATGGTGGACTCCTCATCatggaggttttaaaaaacaggctGGATAAACACTCCTCAGAGATGGTCTAGGAATGCTTGGCcctacctcagtgcagggggtggagtaaATGACCTCTTGCgatcccttccagcctgggccttctgtgattccctcttcccAGGTTCCAGAATGGAGGAGACCAAGTCTCTGCCAAGaacatttccctctttttggaccacaaaccacccacagaatcTACTTCCTGTGGCCCCAGAACTAGAACGTTGGGGGAAATCTagttctgggctctggccaggtgggTGGGCCCATGAGTGATGCTCCGGGCCCACAGCCCAGGGATCCCAGTGTGATTGCTGAGAAGGGCTGCAAGAGATTTGCCATCACTCTgcaaccccaccctgcccccaggcagCTCAGCTGTCGTGTTGATGGGCTCTGGAGGCAAGGCCCTGCACCCAGCCAAGGGCAGGGCATGAATGCCAGGGTCAGATGCGGGCTCAGTGCAGATCACGGCAGATCCCGTCTCCCAGATATAGCAGGGGCACTTGGTTctccagcccaagaacctttGTATAGAACGTACTCTGAGGAACAGAAGGCACGGGGGTGTCCCATGCTTGGGATTAAATGGAGCCTTGgttcccaagccccaccccagctacaggtctagtccccttcctgcccccacgcCTCCAGACCTCCAAGATGTTCTGCAGCACCACAAGGTTGGACTTCTGATCCTCGCACACCAAGGCCTTCAGCATCTCATCCATGGCTTTCAGAGTCTGcgtgcagagcagaggagaaaccaGAGCAAGTGGTGTTACCCAGCCAGGCGAGGAACCAATGCCCTGGCGTGTGACATGCCCCAggtcacagcagcccctggtatTCCAGCTCATCCCCTCACTTGTACCTGCAGGGGACCtactgcaaactcctcctggcaacagGACCCCACCTGCCTTTGCTGTCCCCAGGAAGGCCACTGCACACAGTCTAACCCACTGGAAGAGTCCAAAAGGACTCCGCATTTGGACGGGGAGGGAAGATTTCCAGCCAAGCTTCAGTTCCCCTGGCCTGTGTGGGTCTGAAGCAGCCGATCTcaggcctgtgcccccagccatgcactggggatgaatgtgcttgtgaaggGAGTGTCTGTTCCCCACTAATTGCCGGTGCATGTGAAGGATAAATGCCTACTAGTGCTACCCCATGAGGGAGTTACTCCTTTTTCTGCGGCCGTGGGGCCTGTGCTTTGCTGCCGCAGTTCCTGAGCTGAAGTCCTGCCAAGAAGCTGTGATCATTACACTCTTATGCCAGTGCCAGGTAACCCAGGGGGCAGGTACACGAGCGACTGGCAGAATTCCCACTCGGTTTGGGGTGGCTCTTCACAGCCAGTTTGGGGCTTACCTTGGTGTTCAGAGCAGCCTCCATGCCCTGGATGGTctgtgctggaggcagggagaagatgctggagaagcaggtggcgagCAGGTTGGATTGTTCCATTCCCCACAGTGGTGGCTTCACATTGCTAAGAGAAGAGACACGTGCGGATTGGAGGGCTGTGGCGAGACTGATGCGTGAATGTTGGCCGCAGGGTCCCAGGACATGGAAACACCTGCAGGGGCTCTAGCTGGGGGATGGAGGATGAGAATAGGccagggggcggtggagggagcCGGTACTGTCTTTTCTCATACCAGCAGGCTGAGGTGGAGATCACTGTGCTTTGCCGTAAAACAACATCCCGCAAACGGCATGGACGGGAGACTAGAATCTATTGGCACAAAAGCGCCTCTGAACCCAGCGGCCACAGTGCAAAGGAGTCTGCCAATCCTGCCCCGCTGGGGGCAAGAGACCCTCCCTCCACAGCCATCTGGACTGCAGCTGCACAGTCCGGGCCAGCAGAGAGATGCTGCATCAGGCCTCAGTAGGGCAGAATCCAGGCAGGGATCCAAGATCTGCCTCTGCCCATTACTCTCAGCACGGTGGACAGGGCACAGGGAGGCAGGAAGGTGGGGACTGCCCAGACGGCATTAACCCCTTCACCCCCACTGCCAGAGCATGGCCCCAGCACATGCCATGAGGTGCCAGGTGACTACTCGAGCTGCCCCCTGCAGGACACAGCCACGCCTGTCAAGGCAGGCGGCAGCCAGTGAGGAACAGCTAGGCCCACTGCTGACGCAAATCACCACCACCCCTGTCCACCCCGGCAGAGATGGGATCACGGCCAATGCTGTTGCCTGCCCTGACCTCAGGAAGCCCATGTCCAGTGGGGAGAGCCACTCCAGCACCTGCCCCGCCTGCCCTTCCCATTCCTGGGGAACCTATTGAGCCAACTGCGAGAGCCGAGCTCCAGCCCGCAGCATCCGCCACCCTCCGGATGCCTGAAGGGCAGGCTTCTGGGAAGCTCAGAGCAGGATGCCAGTGGCACCGAGAGAGAGCCCCCCATGGCACAGACAGTGTcacgtgccagggctcagcctgcccagcctCTCAGCCACAGGGAGTCGCTGAGCTGCCGGTGTGACGCAGCTGGCGGCGATTCCAGTTGCTCCGCTTCAGCGGCAcccaactgcccctctccccacagagccaTCGCCtgtggggtcccagaggggaccggtccgaaccccctcactccctcccccacatcttcaTAAGGCCACTTGGAGAGGTCGCCAGGCACCGAAGGATCCTCCACCACCAACCCACTTCTGCCAGCGCCCATGCACCAGCCCCATGACCCGGTGCCACGTGCCCAGGGGAATCAGaagatgggggaggagcagaggggagaaCACCCTGGAGAACTGGCCATGCCAAGAGGCTGGCCTGTCTGGCTGCACACAgcactggctggggctgggagggcaggCCGGGTACCTCAGCTCCATGATGGCGAGCATCACTTGCTAACGCACCACGCCGGTCACGGTGTCGACGGACTCGTGATCAATTAGCTCCTGGAGAGACAACGTGAGGAAATGCCAGCCAGGctctgagctcctgccaggctccGACTGGGGAGCAAAGTGCAGAGCCTGCAACACGTTGGCTCGACAGCCAGGTCGTCCTACTGTGGACTCGATGGCGTGCAgggctccagccggggagcgcagtgcagggcctgtggtcagtgccccagcgtcatgcaccagtgcactgcaaaggctccatcagcattagcccccagggactccacctgagatcaggcccccttgtgccaggtgctgcacacacacagagtgagagccagtccttgccccagagaaCTCACAAGCTAACTGGACGagacaaggcatgggagggaaactgaggcatagagggggaagtgacttgcccaaggtctcactgGAGAACCgagccccagcccactggaccaCTCACCAGCCCACGCTGTCCCACGTTCAGGGAAGGGAGGTAAGCTCTGGAAAGCTTTTTGCAGCGCTGGAGAGCAAAACTTTCCAAATCTATGGAGCAGATTTGTTGCTAGTTCCCTAGTGGGCACTGGCTGCGCAgtgttggggctctg is a genomic window of Lepidochelys kempii isolate rLepKem1 chromosome 1, rLepKem1.hap2, whole genome shotgun sequence containing:
- the LOC140898919 gene encoding maestro heat-like repeat-containing protein family member 7 isoform X2 — encoded protein: MLNVKPPLWGMEQSNLLATCFSSIFSLPPAQTIQGMEAALNTKTLKAMDEMLKALVCEDQKSNLVVLQNILEFLFPRTTSKEVHGQLRAVVRISWLIILIAGHHKFKYDQNTRDPQARG